A region of the Cucurbita pepo subsp. pepo cultivar mu-cu-16 chromosome LG14, ASM280686v2, whole genome shotgun sequence genome:
ATCTAGGGCCACAatggaacaagaagagagtaagttaccttagccaagaatcaagaacctcctaagacctTCCACGGTCATCATGTTCACGACTTAGACTATGctgcttggaatgcatgaagccttgagcgtaggttTAAGACTGTTatttggaatgcatgaagaCTCGGACACAGGTTGACAAGTTTATGACTAGTACCGTAAATCCTaaggggagtgtcttggagaacgaattaagaaacataacaagaacTTACGACaggaacaagaaaagaaaaagtgtggtatcctagcatatcaaggacacgattaagagcctacaaataggttgcttactgagtcttgtactcattccttattctccaaTTTTTTCAGGTAATAAGGAGTTGGTCGAGGTCGAGAGTGGACTCTGGAGTCGGTGCCATAGACTAACCTCACCCGTCGTCCTTTAGCACTTTTTGTCTTGTGTCGTTTCTTATTTTGTACTTTAactgttgtgttgtgttttaaatactttgtataaactttattttaatataatataaatataatatatgttacGTTTTAAATCcggtttgttttattttgtgaaaaattTTACCCATCTCTTTGGAGTCATTGAGTCAGCCCGTCCTTAGAGAGAATTTTTATGTCATAACTCTTTACCAATTCTAACTTCCTCATTTGCCTCACGTTAATctccttttaaataaatagatactTAAGGCTTTTTGTGGTCGGTGTATACTTGTATTTACTCCTCATACAAGTAGTGTCGCCATATCTTTAGTCTGAATACTACCGCTACTAACTCTAAATAATGAGTTGGGTAGTTACGCTCATACACCTTGAGTTGTCATAAGGCATAAGTTATTACTTTTTCATTCTACATCAGCACCCATCCTAGGCCTTAATCCAAGACATCATTGTGAACCACAAAGATTTCAAGTTGCCCGGTACTATGAGCTCTAGCACCATCATAAGCTCCTTCTTAAGTTCTATGAAGCTCTTCTCACATGCTGCCATTCATGCAAAAGGTTTACTAGTCATGGTTAACTATGTAAGCAATGCTTATATCTTTGAGAATTTCTGAATGAAACGTCTGTTGTATCCCATCACCACTAAGAAACTCCTGAGCTATGTGATTGAGATTGGGGAGGTCACTTCCTAGCTAATGACTTCTATCTTGGTCGGGTTTACTGAAATGTCTTCTCTCGATAGAACGTGTCCAAGGACAACAACCTCCTAAAGCCAGATTCGATCGAAATAGGATTTTCACACttaattattctaaaatcAATCCTAAACCGTGCTAGATATTATAAATTGTccaaaataattgatatacCGATTTTTTCTAGTCTCGGTTGAGTAAATAATTCTTctgaaacaacaaaaaatgattAAGCTAAACCGACTAAAGCCAAATCGAATGAAGGAAGCCAACCTAAAATTTCTTTATCTTAATTTGACTACAACATCTACTTTGACTAGCTCGATCAATTTTTAAGCTTAATCTTAGTTATGTTAACTTTTTAAGACGTTGctaacaaataattattatgaactaaaattaggatttgatattaataaaatagaaattaacaTTGTAAAATGAGCCCAACTCAATACCTATCTTCACAGTATGTAAATTGCATtacaaaagagaaataaaaatttcccttcataaaccaaaaaagaaaatgataaaagaataatataaactttattgcatattatattaatttcaaattattattgtgaaaaTATTACAGTAAAGGCAGAAGAAACTGTTAATATTATAATGATCTCATGGATTTGAGCATTCTCTTTTCTACCCCTTCTTTCTAAAGCGTTCCTCTTCGGTAATCTTTGTTGTCCACCATGATCTGATACAAACAAAGGTcaataaaggaaataaaaaaaaagtttaaaaagaaatcaaaagaatTAGGAAATGAATATAATTACCATGGTCCACCCATCTGGGTCAGTAAATCCAGTCATTTTGACGTTAATGGTAGGCACCAAAACTGGCTCCATGATTAGGTTCCCACCGAGCTCTTTGATTACCACTTTAGCAGCTTCAGCCGTCTTGTTTACGTTGTCAGTACTAATATAAACCTGAAAATACACCAATATGGATggggctaatttagggaatgatcgtcAGATTTATAAGTatggaatacatctccattggtgtgagcgaagtcatgagagtttattcGAAGTGGACAACATTATACTATTGAAGACTGAGTCTGATTCCTAACAAGAAAAAGGGTTCACCATTGAATAGCCATCTCGTCCATCATCACGAGAgatgttatttcttttttccaattcCAGCAATGTGGTTTTACTTTGATTTGTTCCATAGCCCAATGTAGCCAATATAAACtgtaaaaaataacaattaacAATTACAAAACTCATTTTATAAGGGATactttaagaaaaataattaataataaacttattttaCCTCTCCTTTTGAATTGTTTTGCCTCTTAAAGAGTTTCATTCCCAATGCCtgcataaattaatttttcattagaTAGAAACACTAAGaaatccatttattttttattatatttttctaagtTCAGTTTGTCGTTACATAGACTTCAGGAGagactctatggtgtactcTGTTCCACGAGAGGATTGTTGAATATGGTTGAGAaagagtctcacattggctaatttaggaaatgatcatgcgtttacaaataagaaatacatgtccattagtacgaggccttttggataAGCCCAACTCAAAGTCATGAAAACTTATACTCAAAgggaacaatatcatactattatggagaatcgtgattcctaacatagtatcagagtcatgcctttAACTTGGCCATGTCAATAGACTCCTCAACtttcgaacaaagaagttgtgagccaaACAAACGATgttattttgttcgagggcaccataggcctcaggggaggctttatattgtactttgttcgaggggaagAGGATTGTCAGAGGAGGCTTTATattgtactttgttcaagggaagaggattgttgggagtgaatCCCAAATTAAAGTCACGatagcttatgctcaaagtggacaatatcatattactGTGAAgttccgtgattcctaacaaatttatattatagaaTGTAGTGTGTACCTTTGAATAGAAGTTGGCCGAaagatccaaattttgtacaCGAAGCATTATTGGGGAGAGAGGGTCAAGGGGTAACGGGGTTTGGATGAACTTGAACTTATACCCATCGTGATCTTGCACGAATGCGAATATAGTTTGGTTAACTTTTTCGGGTTCATGAATTACCACTGCGCCATTTGCTCGAGCTTGCTCCACAGATTTGTAGACCTACAACTCATGGATAATAGGCCATTAATGAACTGATCTAGACACTCAAATTATGAAAAGTTGGTAcactaaataat
Encoded here:
- the LOC111809894 gene encoding lactoylglutathione lyase-like; the encoded protein is MKMANNLGLSSILFSLLFFSLIIETSLGARNLNENVLDWVKKDHRRFLRAVIHVSNLDHSIKVYTGGFGMKLLKRRNFPDRGYKDALVGFGPQNTHFLLELRQRDGLSNVFIGTEFGHFGIATQNVYKSVEQARANGAVVIHEPEKVNQTIFAFVQDHDGYKFKFIQTPLPLDPLSPIMLRVQNLDLSANFYSKALGMKLFKRQNNSKGEFILATLGYGTNQSKTTLLELEKRNNISRDDGRDGYSMVYISTDNVNKTAEAAKVVIKELGGNLIMEPVLVPTINVKMTGFTDPDGWTMIMVDNKDYRRGTL